The following coding sequences lie in one Panicum virgatum strain AP13 chromosome 6N, P.virgatum_v5, whole genome shotgun sequence genomic window:
- the LOC120678775 gene encoding disease resistance protein Pik-2-like: protein MESTVLSVGKSVLSGALGYAKSAVAEEVALQLGFQRDHAFIRDELEMMQAFLLAAHEEREEHKVVLTWVKQVRDVAYDVEDCLHDLAIRLGKKHSWWRTLVHRHRVSVQIKELRARVEDVSQKNVRYRLIKGSDSMAATAAGQPSSSTPGATMSGIDEAMRQQNRAKVDLIRLISRTGEDLRVIAVWGASDVLEDTPIIRMAYDYLKRNNRFECYAWVRIMQPFNRTEFLRNIIRQFLDDEVGASGR from the exons ATGGAGTCGACGGTGCTCAGTGTTGGCAAATCTGTGCTCAGCGGGGCACTTGGCTATGCCAAATCTGCCGtagcggaggaggttgccttgCAGCTGGGCTTCCAACGCGACCATGCCTTCATCAGGGACGAGCTCGAGATGATGCAGGCTTTCCTGCTTGCAGCGCATGAGGAGCGAGAGGAGCACAAGGTGGTACTGACCTGGGTGAAGCAGGTCCGGGACGTGGCCTATGATGTCGAGGACTGCCTCCATGACTTGGCCATTCGTTTGGGGAAGAAGCATTCCTGGTGGCGCACTCTGGT cCACCGCCACCGTGTGTCCGTGCAGATAAAGGAGCTCAGAGCCAGGGTCGAGGATGTCAGCCAGAAGAACGTGCGCTACCGCCTCATCAAGGGCTCTGACTCAATGGCCGCCACCGCTGCTGGGCAGCCCAGCTCCAGCACGCCTGGTGCGACAATGTCAGGCATTGATGAAGCCATGAGGCAGCAGAACAGAGCAAAAGTGGATCTCATTCGGCTCATCAGTAGGACAGGCGAGGACCTTAGAGTGATAGCTGTGTGGGGAGCAAGTGATGTTCTTGAGGATACACCCATCATCAGAATGGCCTACGATTATCTGAAGAGAAACAATAGGTTTGAGTGCTATGCGTGGGTCAGGATCATGCAGCCTTTCAATCGAACAGAGTTTCTGAGAAACATTATCAGGCAATTCTTGGACGACGAAGTGGGCGCGAGTGGTCGTTGA